A window from Candidatus Methylomirabilota bacterium encodes these proteins:
- a CDS encoding GTP-binding protein, whose protein sequence is MVRTRSPVQSRTWAPFLPGSPASTEVSEMAKAKYERTKPHVNIGTIGHIDHGKTTLTAAITKVLHTKNKGIAVRE, encoded by the coding sequence TTGGTAAGGACGAGGTCTCCGGTTCAATCCCGGACATGGGCTCCATTCCTTCCGGGATCGCCTGCGTCAACGGAGGTCAGTGAGATGGCCAAGGCGAAATACGAGCGGACGAAGCCGCACGTGAACATCGGGACGATCGGGCACATCGACCACGGCAAGACGACGTTGACGGCGGCGATCACGAAGGTGCTGCACACGAAGAACAAGGGGATCGCGGTGCGGGAG
- the rlmB gene encoding 23S rRNA (guanosine(2251)-2'-O)-methyltransferase RlmB codes for MVLREPGATGEVVYGRNPVLALLRGPERRADEVAVLAGASGPLGEVVAVARRAGVKVSFRTRDQLTAIAGSPRHQGVVARVAAAPYADVERLLEIAGERGEAGFFLAVDQVQDPRNLGAILRSADAFGAHGVIVPKHHQVGLTGAVARTSMGAIGAVVVARETNLVFALEKLKESGVWIYGTSIAGGVPPWGADLREPLCLVLGSEGEGLRPLVARTCDALLTIPMTGRVGSLNVAAAAAVLCYEVERQRQERRKSP; via the coding sequence ATGGTGCTCCGAGAGCCGGGCGCGACGGGCGAGGTGGTGTACGGGCGCAACCCCGTGCTGGCCCTGCTCAGGGGCCCCGAGCGCCGAGCAGACGAGGTAGCCGTCCTGGCCGGGGCTTCCGGCCCCCTGGGGGAGGTCGTCGCCGTCGCGAGGCGGGCCGGGGTGAAGGTCTCCTTCCGGACCCGGGACCAGCTCACCGCGATCGCGGGCTCGCCCCGCCACCAGGGCGTCGTTGCGCGGGTCGCAGCGGCGCCCTACGCCGACGTCGAACGGCTCCTGGAGATCGCCGGCGAAAGGGGGGAGGCGGGCTTCTTTCTGGCCGTCGACCAGGTCCAGGACCCCCGGAACCTCGGCGCCATCCTCAGGAGCGCCGACGCGTTCGGGGCCCATGGAGTGATCGTTCCCAAACACCACCAGGTAGGGCTGACTGGCGCGGTCGCCCGCACGTCTATGGGGGCGATAGGAGCGGTGGTGGTCGCTCGGGAAACCAATCTCGTCTTCGCCCTTGAAAAATTAAAGGAATCAGGTGTTTGGATCTATGGCACCTCGATCGCCGGCGGCGTTCCTCCCTGGGGAGCCGATCTGAGGGAGCCCCTCTGTCTGGTGCTGGGAAGCGAGGGCGAGGGACTGCGCCCCTTGGTGGCCAGGACCTGTGACGCCCTGCTCACCATCCCCATGACGGGGCGAGTGGGGTCCTTGAACGTCGCGGCGGCGGCGGCGGTGCTCTGCTACGAGGTCGAGCGCCAGAGGCAGGAACGGCGGAAAAGTCCTTGA